A region of Paenibacillus sp. JNUCC-31 DNA encodes the following proteins:
- a CDS encoding copper amine oxidase, translating to MKWKKILLCVTVFSLLGGSLLFADSVNEKIRVLINGKEAADGGYLIDGTTYVPVREAGGIARWDSTNKRVTVIKPNVHIFLFKGDTVFGNVNVGKLKFNVFSQVDSLTTDIAAVKVTITNPSGEVKDIQSQELKTQKDNFWFRTYDFTYDFSRAGKYQIGFYIKENANSNYVLVTEKIITALNE from the coding sequence ATGAAATGGAAAAAAATTTTGCTGTGTGTCACGGTATTCTCCTTGCTCGGCGGGTCTTTATTGTTTGCAGATTCAGTGAACGAGAAGATTCGGGTTCTCATAAACGGCAAGGAAGCAGCTGACGGTGGTTATCTGATTGACGGAACGACCTATGTACCTGTAAGGGAAGCGGGCGGAATCGCCAGATGGGATAGCACAAACAAGAGAGTAACGGTGATCAAACCGAATGTACATATTTTTCTCTTCAAGGGAGATACCGTATTTGGTAATGTTAACGTGGGTAAACTTAAATTTAATGTGTTCTCACAAGTGGACAGTTTAACAACGGATATAGCTGCTGTGAAGGTGACGATAACCAATCCAAGTGGTGAGGTTAAGGATATTCAATCTCAGGAGCTAAAGACACAGAAGGACAACTTCTGGTTCCGTACGTATGATTTTACGTATGATTTCAGCCGGGCTGGCAAGTACCAAATCGGTTTTTATATTAAAGAAAATGCAAACAGTAACTATGTGCTTGTAACCGAGAAAATCATTACCGCGCTCAACGAATGA
- a CDS encoding aminotransferase class I/II-fold pyridoxal phosphate-dependent enzyme produces MDHHRTPLFTALKNHAALNPVQFHIPGHKKGLGADTEFREFIGDNAFSIDLINIAPLDDLHQPTGVIQEAQMLAADAFGADYTYFSVQGTSSAIMTMILSVCGPGDKIIVPRNVHKSVLSAIIFSGAKPVFVSPAQDANLGIDHGVTIQSIRRALERHPDAKALLVINPTYYGVCTDLKAIVELAHSYQVPVLVDEAHGVLIHFHEDLPLSAMAAGADMAATSVHKLGGSMTQSSILNLNTKNGYVNPQRVQTILSLLTSTSTSYILLASLDTSRRNLALHGHEIAQKAIDLAEFARRSINDMDGLYCFGKELLGTEATFNYDPTKVTIHVRHLGITGYETENWLREHYNIEVELSDMYNILCLITPGDTDDSVEILLSALQDLSRTYYQVNPAHELVVKVPDVPQLMLTPRDAFYGDTEVIPFKESAGRIISEFIYVYPPGIPILLPGEVITQENIDYIIDHVEVGLPVKGPEDRSVTNVKVIVEADAIF; encoded by the coding sequence ATGGATCACCACCGTACGCCGCTGTTTACCGCTTTAAAAAATCACGCGGCACTCAATCCGGTGCAATTTCATATTCCGGGACATAAAAAAGGATTGGGAGCGGATACCGAATTCCGTGAATTTATCGGTGATAATGCCTTCTCCATAGATTTGATCAACATCGCACCACTGGATGATCTGCATCAGCCCACCGGAGTCATTCAAGAAGCACAAATGCTGGCTGCAGATGCCTTCGGAGCCGATTATACCTATTTTAGTGTACAAGGTACAAGCAGTGCGATTATGACGATGATTCTATCGGTCTGTGGACCGGGCGATAAAATTATTGTGCCCCGTAATGTGCACAAATCCGTTCTGTCTGCCATTATTTTCTCAGGCGCGAAACCTGTATTTGTCTCTCCCGCACAAGATGCCAATCTTGGTATCGATCACGGGGTGACCATTCAATCCATACGCAGGGCGCTGGAGCGCCATCCTGATGCCAAGGCATTGCTCGTCATTAATCCGACTTATTACGGGGTATGTACAGATCTGAAAGCAATCGTTGAGCTGGCACACAGCTACCAGGTCCCTGTCCTTGTGGACGAGGCTCACGGCGTACTCATTCATTTCCATGAGGATCTGCCACTGTCTGCCATGGCAGCTGGGGCCGATATGGCTGCGACGAGTGTTCACAAGCTCGGTGGCTCCATGACACAGAGTTCCATACTCAACCTAAACACGAAGAATGGGTATGTGAATCCGCAGCGTGTACAGACGATTCTGAGCCTGCTCACATCCACATCAACCTCATACATTTTGCTTGCTTCCCTCGATACATCGAGACGCAATTTGGCTTTGCATGGTCATGAAATTGCACAGAAAGCGATCGATCTGGCTGAATTTGCAAGACGCTCCATTAATGATATGGATGGATTATATTGCTTTGGCAAAGAGCTGCTGGGCACAGAGGCTACCTTCAATTATGACCCAACCAAAGTAACCATTCATGTTCGTCATCTTGGAATTACAGGCTACGAAACAGAGAACTGGCTGCGTGAGCATTACAACATTGAGGTGGAACTCAGTGATATGTATAATATTCTGTGCCTCATTACGCCAGGAGATACGGATGATTCCGTAGAGATCTTGCTAAGCGCCTTGCAAGACCTGTCCCGTACGTATTATCAGGTGAATCCTGCCCATGAACTGGTAGTCAAGGTTCCGGATGTGCCTCAGCTGATGCTGACTCCGCGTGATGCGTTCTATGGGGATACCGAAGTCATTCCTTTCAAGGAATCCGCGGGCCGGATTATTTCGGAATTCATCTACGTTTATCCGCCAGGTATTCCGATTCTGCTGCCAGGTGAGGTTATCACCCAGGAGAATATCGACTACATCATTGATCATGTCGAAGTTGGACTTCCTGTAAAAGGACCCGAAGACCGGAGCGTCACCAACGTTAAGGTTATTGTTGAAGCTGATGCCATTTTCTAA
- a CDS encoding organic hydroperoxide resistance protein, with protein MKTLYETTVINTGGRQGIVQSPDNVFMLDVAAPPELGGKVTTATNPEQLFAAGYSACFNSALEFQLKKHKVEIERSTVSATVMLVTDPTDNGVKLQVDLEVKILGLDEETAQKFVKLAHDYCPYSKAIKGNVNVSVEMA; from the coding sequence ATGAAAACATTATATGAAACTACAGTCATCAATACAGGCGGACGTCAAGGAATCGTACAATCGCCGGATAACGTATTTATGCTCGATGTTGCTGCTCCACCTGAATTGGGAGGCAAAGTGACGACAGCTACAAATCCGGAGCAATTGTTTGCAGCGGGGTACAGTGCTTGCTTTAATTCTGCTCTGGAGTTTCAATTGAAGAAACACAAAGTTGAAATTGAAAGAAGCACGGTATCTGCTACGGTGATGCTTGTTACGGACCCTACAGATAACGGGGTGAAGCTTCAAGTAGATCTGGAAGTTAAAATTCTCGGTCTGGATGAGGAGACAGCACAGAAGTTTGTCAAACTTGCCCATGACTACTGCCCATATTCCAAAGCGATCAAAGGCAATGTCAATGTTTCTGTAGAAATGGCTTAA
- a CDS encoding SDR family oxidoreductase, with amino-acid sequence MKKLTGKVAIVTGSSRGIGRAIAEQLAELGADVVINYASSPDKAEQVAEIARQKGVRAITVQADLARKEDVERLFSETISQLGKVDLLINNAGIMKTTPLADVTEEEFDQQFAINVKGTFFACQQALKHMEKQGRIVNFSTSVTGQMFPGYSVYAGTKGAVEQITRQLAKEFGSRQITINAVAPGPVNTELFTVGKTEQQLEGLRKLNAFGRLGEPEDIANVISFLVSEESQWVTGQTLRANGGFI; translated from the coding sequence ATGAAAAAGTTGACAGGTAAAGTGGCCATTGTAACAGGCTCATCCCGGGGAATCGGACGTGCCATTGCGGAGCAACTCGCTGAATTGGGTGCGGATGTCGTCATCAACTACGCGAGTAGTCCGGACAAAGCAGAGCAAGTGGCGGAAATCGCTCGCCAAAAAGGAGTGCGTGCCATTACGGTCCAGGCCGATCTTGCACGGAAGGAAGACGTGGAGCGTTTATTTTCAGAAACGATCAGCCAGCTTGGCAAAGTTGATCTTCTGATCAACAATGCAGGCATCATGAAGACGACGCCTCTGGCAGATGTAACGGAGGAGGAATTTGATCAGCAGTTTGCAATCAATGTGAAAGGGACATTCTTTGCTTGTCAGCAAGCACTGAAACACATGGAGAAGCAGGGCCGAATCGTTAATTTTTCTACCTCTGTAACGGGACAAATGTTTCCGGGATACAGCGTATACGCTGGAACCAAAGGAGCGGTGGAGCAGATTACCCGTCAGCTTGCAAAGGAGTTTGGCTCCAGACAGATTACTATTAATGCCGTAGCACCAGGTCCGGTGAATACCGAACTGTTCACCGTTGGGAAGACAGAGCAACAGCTCGAGGGGCTGCGTAAATTGAATGCATTCGGTCGTCTGGGCGAACCGGAAGACATTGCGAATGTAATCTCTTTTCTCGTCAGTGAGGAGTCTCAGTGGGTTACAGGACAGACGCTGCGGGCTAACGGCGGCTTCATTTAA
- a CDS encoding DUF1292 domain-containing protein — MSDHTHEHGDACGYGQDHDHDHEHEEVLLTLTDENGNDVEMVLVETFDVEKHVYALLLERNNPEADGIILRMEEEDEEMVLYNIEDEEEWARVEAAYNELVASQE, encoded by the coding sequence ATGAGCGATCACACACATGAACACGGCGATGCCTGCGGATACGGTCAAGACCATGACCACGACCACGAGCATGAAGAAGTTCTTCTGACACTAACAGACGAGAACGGAAATGACGTGGAGATGGTTTTGGTGGAGACGTTTGACGTGGAGAAGCATGTTTATGCGCTCCTGCTGGAACGTAACAATCCTGAAGCTGACGGTATCATTCTGCGTATGGAAGAAGAAGACGAAGAAATGGTGCTCTACAATATTGAAGACGAAGAAGAGTGGGCCCGCGTTGAAGCGGCGTACAACGAACTCGTTGCAAGCCAAGAGTAG
- a CDS encoding TetR/AcrR family transcriptional regulator: MDKTQTSEFLTKEQIIAATQETLRRFGVAKTSVTDVAKLLGVSHGTIYRHYKSKKELLEGVTAQWLEDEIIAPLTAITQDQHYIGEGIQHLKVYIEALIARKRHYAESDAELFEMYARVTQESADIIYKHVQHLVSHLSEIIRQERQFNFDHPDQVATAILQATARFHHPAHAYEWQSDNIDAEFAQVWLLIEKGLLHLNEERK; the protein is encoded by the coding sequence ATGGACAAAACACAAACTTCTGAATTTTTAACCAAAGAACAAATTATTGCAGCAACGCAGGAAACCCTCCGACGCTTTGGTGTCGCCAAAACATCGGTTACCGATGTCGCTAAATTGCTCGGGGTCAGCCATGGAACCATTTACAGACACTATAAAAGCAAGAAAGAATTACTGGAGGGCGTAACCGCACAATGGCTTGAAGATGAGATTATTGCGCCTCTGACGGCGATAACTCAGGATCAGCATTACATCGGAGAAGGAATTCAACATCTGAAGGTATATATAGAAGCGTTAATCGCTCGTAAACGTCATTATGCCGAATCTGATGCAGAGTTATTTGAGATGTATGCACGTGTTACACAGGAATCTGCAGATATCATCTACAAACATGTACAACATCTGGTAAGTCATTTGAGCGAGATTATCCGGCAAGAGCGCCAGTTCAATTTCGATCACCCCGATCAGGTAGCAACGGCAATTCTACAAGCTACAGCTCGTTTTCACCATCCGGCACATGCCTATGAGTGGCAGAGTGACAACATTGATGCGGAATTTGCCCAAGTATGGTTGTTGATAGAAAAGGGATTATTACATTTGAATGAAGAGAGGAAGTAA
- a CDS encoding YdhK family protein — translation MKKYVMIGLTTVMVGSLMLSGCGKSAEQNSSSSSSGSHPASTEAMHHSDSGDVPEGLHEKSNPTYPVGSQAVMSTDHMAGMKGAEATIVGAYETTAYAVSYVPTTGGDPVKNHKWVIQEEIQDHTNQPYAAGAEVVLDADHMPGMKGAKATIDSAEQTTVYMVDYTPTTGGDPVKNHKWVTEEELSVK, via the coding sequence ATGAAAAAATACGTAATGATAGGGCTGACTACGGTAATGGTTGGAAGTCTAATGTTAAGTGGATGTGGCAAAAGCGCTGAGCAGAACAGCAGCAGTAGTAGTAGCGGCAGTCATCCTGCAAGCACGGAAGCAATGCACCATTCTGATTCGGGAGATGTACCGGAAGGATTACATGAAAAGAGCAATCCTACTTACCCAGTAGGCAGCCAGGCCGTTATGAGCACAGACCATATGGCTGGAATGAAGGGTGCAGAAGCAACGATTGTGGGGGCCTATGAGACAACGGCCTATGCGGTGTCATATGTACCTACCACGGGAGGAGATCCGGTGAAAAATCATAAATGGGTTATTCAGGAGGAAATTCAAGATCATACAAATCAGCCGTATGCCGCAGGAGCAGAGGTTGTGCTGGATGCTGACCACATGCCAGGAATGAAAGGTGCCAAAGCAACCATTGATTCGGCGGAGCAGACTACTGTATATATGGTTGATTATACACCGACAACAGGTGGAGATCCGGTGAAAAATCACAAATGGGTTACGGAAGAAGAGTTATCTGTCAAATAA